In Colletotrichum higginsianum IMI 349063 chromosome 1, whole genome shotgun sequence, one genomic interval encodes:
- a CDS encoding WSC domain-containing protein, producing MARSGLPGLAALLLFTLLAPLAAAQLQIYTGSDKYQYQGCFNETNDIANTAHERALSGGASRVLQGNMTVPLCLSFCSSGADKEYTYAGLEYSRECWCAQRISGLSVKFDESECNLPCDGNQGMVCGGALKLSVYKLNAGVRLATASMSWAALSVAALATYVMLL from the exons ATGGCTCGCAGCGGCCtccccggcctcgccgccctcctcctcttcaccctcctcgcgcctctcgccgccgcccagctccaGATCTACACGGGCTCTGACAAGTACCAGTATCAGGGATGCTTCAATGAGACCAACGACATCGCCAACACGGCCCACGAACGCGCCCTGTCGGGCGGCGCCTCCCGCGTCCTCCAGGGCAACATGACGGTGCCGTTGTGCCTCAGCTTTtgcagcagcggcgccgacaaggaaTACACCTATGCTGGCCTCGAGTACTCACG CGAATGCTGGTGTGCCCAGAGGATCTCGGGCCTCTCGGTCAAGTTCGACGAGAGCGAGTGCAACCTGCCCTGCGACGGCAACCAGGGCATGgtctgcggcggcgcgctgAAGCTGAGCGTGTACAAGCTCAATGCCGGCGTTCGGCTGGCGACCGCCTCGATGTCCTGGGCCGCCTTGTCagtggcggcgttggcgacgtaTGTGATGTTGCTGTGA
- a CDS encoding DNA repair protein REV1, with the protein MNSRLDKNSSQVRKRIESHEFVDEDGEEYERSAFGGFGDYFRRKKIKLQNLDADIRAASTDKPQIFKGVVAHVMGYTQPPLHVLHRELVQHGAGFLQYLDSKTMATHIIASSIPPKKSVDYSKYRIVKPAWVTDSVEAGRLLPWSDYRVNNNDGPRQKVFKLNDSRTLSQTTPQAKRGYREQTDASFYTSQFKATAGSPATPSLSRFAERAESPLARSHARDSNSPSIPQFVKGPPLKGKDDVEEFDDMEVDELMVDFVPEEDKVPKIEKSDVQSIPTAVEKPKQGTKMPESMTSEEHNAALLSDPKIWKSSTANPDFLKQFYSESRLHHLSTWKAELKSRMQNLAKEKGASPKTIKRNVGSRRYIIHVDFDSFFCAVSLKKTPQYVDKPTVVAHSSGTASEIASCNYVARKFGVKNGMWMKRALELCPDIKVLPYDFPAYEDASRLFYESILELGGVVQSVSIDEALVDITSIVPSTAISDSTRVDEDSSVSMEQERAEQIALALRNKIKESTGCAVSVGIGGNILLAKVALRRAKPAGQFQIRPEQVLDVIGELEVKDLPGVAYSLSGKLEEIGVKFVKDIRQVSKERLSSSLGPKTGEKLWEYARGIDRAEVGEQPPRKSVSAEVNWGIRFINQQEAEEFILNLCKELERRLLNEQVKGKQFTMKIMRRALDAPLDPPKHLGHGKCDSFSKSILFGVATHNAETIAKEAVSILRSYRFTPGDLRGLGVQLTRLEPIKSGAAGPESSQRRLAFPSFGGQSGAKKASADPIEDSRSPQRLKSTQSRGGGDVAQDPIADDPLTPRKPKVHPALALARAGENDAKAQTPLNIMGTQFILPSQVDPAVLAELPGHIRAKLQRGQRLKSEPRRQASPQIKSRSNSPAVQDEIPSQVDPEVYNALPDDMKAEVLAQYGRRNVQQTRLPQSPHKDRFIQPKKVTTPTKRGGRSLFNNARERQQDAAANRLQTNFLPNKDAGNPHEELDELDQEFLAELPEDVRKEIIEDHRKKRLAKRSGLLFNAPSRRQHGGGELGEPLPAGQTKLQFPAPPPRIDFMGSAVKSVQEIKDMLEAWHDGTRYDGPHREDVVVFEKYLAKVVLEERDMRKAAKLVQWLEWLVEEDGSEGRGKQGWRRSMTDIKVEVQKAVEDRGLGPLRL; encoded by the exons ATGAACAGTCGCCTCGACAAGAACTCCTCGCAGGTGAGGAAGAGAATCGAGAGTCATGAGTTCGTagacgaggatggcgaagaATATGAGCGCAGCGCtttcggcggcttcggcgatTACTTTAGGCGCAAGAAGATCAAGTTGCAAAACCTGGATGCGGACATACGAGCTGCTTCGACCGACAAGCCTCAGATTTTCAAGGGCGTCGTTGCGCATGTTATGGGCTATACGCAACCGCCGCTTCACGT ATTGCATCGTGAGCTTGTTCAACATGGCGCAGGCTTCTTGCAGTACCTGGACTCAAAGACCATGGCGACACACATCATCGCGTCTTCTATTCCACCCAAAAAGTCCGTCGACTACAGCAAATACAGGATTGTGAAGCCCGCCTGGGTCACCGACTCGGTTGAAGCCGGTAGATTATTGCCTTGGTCGGACTACCGCGTGAACAACAATGATGGGCCACGCCAGAAGGTTTTCAAGCTCAATGACTCCAGAACCCTCAGCCAGACGACTCCGCAAGCCAAAAGGGGATACAGAGAACAGACGGACGCCAGCTTTTACACCAGCCAGTTCAAAGCAACCGCCGGAAGTCCTGCAACACCTTCGTTGAGTCGGTTCGCAGAGCGCGCCGAGTCGCCTCTTGCTCGTTCCCATGCTCGCGACTCCAACAGCCCTTCGATCCCACAGTTTGTGAAGGGGCCGCCACTCAAAGGCAAAGACGATGTTGAAGAGTTTGACGACATGGAAGTTGACGAGTTAATGGTCGACTTTGTTCCCGAAGAAGACAAAGTTCCCAAAATCGAGAAATCTGACGTACAATCTATACCAACCGCGGTTGAGAAGCCTAAGCAAGGAACCAAAATGCCAGAGAGTATGACATCAGAAGAGCACAACGCCGCGCTTCTGTCGGATCCCAAGATATGGAAGTCGTCAACAGCAAACCCTGATTTTCTGAAGCAATTCTATTCTGAAAGCCGCCTCCATCATCTCTCCACCTGGAAAGCAGAGCTGAAGTCAAGAATGCAGAATCTTGCCAAAGAGAAAGGGGCGTCTCCCAAGACCATCAAGAGAAATGTAGGGTCGCGGCGTTACATCATCCACGTCGACTTTGACAGCTTCTTCTGCGCCGTCTCCCTCAAGAAAACCCCTCAGTATGTTGACAAGCCGACTGTAGTTGCTCACAGCAGCGGGACAGCCTCTGAAATAGCAAGCTGTAACTATGTTGCGCGCAAGTTCGGAGTCAAGAACGGCATGTGGATGAAGCGGGCGCTGGAGCTGTGCCCGGACATCAAAGTGCTGCCTTACGATTTCCCTGCCTACGAAGACGCAAGCCGATTATTCTACGAGTCGATCCTCGAGCTGGGGGGGGTTGTTCAGAGCGTCAGTATTGATGAGGCGCTTGTCGACATAACCTCCATCGTTCCTTCCACTGCGATATCCGACAGCACTAGAGTCGACGAAGATAGCAGCGTATCGATGGAGCAAGAAAGGGCCGAACAGATCGCGCTCGCGCTTCGGAACAAGATAAAGGAATCGACTGGTTGTGCGGTATCAGTAGGCATCGGAGGCAACATCCTACTTGCCAAGGTTGCTTTACGGCGAGCGAAACCCGCGGGACAATTTCAGATCAGGCCGGAACAAGTTCTCGACGTTATCGGAGAACTCGAGGTAAAGGATCTGCCTGGAGTTGCTTATAGTCTGAGCGGGAAGCTCGAGGAAATCGGCGTTAAGTTCGTCAAAGACATCCGACAAGTGTCCAAGGAGCGATTGTCTTCGTCACTGGGCCCAAAAACTGGAGAAAAGCTGTGGGAGTATGCTCGGGGCATCGACCGCGCCGAAGTCGGAGAGCAACCACCGCGGAAGTCTGTCTCGGCCGAAGTGAACTGGGGCATCCGCTTCATCAACCAGCAGGAAGCTGAAGAGTTCATTCTGAACCTCTGCAAGGAACTGGAACGTCGCCTTCTGAACGAGCAAGTCAAGGGAAAGCAGTTCACCATGAAAATCATGCGCCGGGCCCTGGACGCACCCCTAGATCCACCGAAGCACCTGGGGCACGGAAAATGTGACTCTTTCAGCAAGAGTATCTTGTTTGGCGTGGCAACGCACAATGCCGAGACCATCGCGAAGGAGGCCGTGTCGATACTTCGGTCTTACAGATTTACCCCGGGTGACCTTCGAGGTCTTGGTGTCCAGTTGACGAGACTGGAGCCGATTAAGTCTGGCGCGGCCGGGCCTGAGAGCAGTCAACGGCGGCTGGCATTTCCCAGCTTTGGCGGCCAATCCGGGGCAAAAAAGGCTTCGGCAGATCCGATCGAAGATTCGCGGAGCCCCCAGAGGCTGAAGTCTACTCAgagtcgaggaggaggagacgtaGCACAGGACCCCATTGCGGATGACCCCTTGACACCAAGAAAACCCAAGGTGCACCCTGCTTTGGCACTAGCACGGGCCGGTGAAAATGATGCAAAGGCACAAACGCCATTGAACATCATGGGGACCCAATTCATCCTCCCTTCGCAGGTCGACCCAGCCGTTTTGGCTGAGTTGCCAGGCCACATTCGGGCTAAGCTGCAGAGAGGCCAGAGGCTCAAGTCGGAGCCCAGGAGGCAGGCATCTCCACAGATCAAGTCAAGGAGCAATAGCCCCGCTGTGCAAGATGAGATACCCTCACAGGTCGACCCAGAAGTCTACAACGCTTTGCCCGACGATATGAAAGCAGAGGTTCTAGCACAGTATGGCCGAAGAAATGTCCAGCAAACCCGCCTGCCACAGTCACCGCACAAGGACAGGTTTATCCAACCGAAAAAGGTCACAACCCCAACAAAGAGAGGTGGTAGAAGCCTATTCAACAACGCCAGGGAGAGGCAGCAGGATGCAGCAGCAAACCGCCTACAGACAAATTTCCTGCCAAACAAAGACGCCGGAAACCCCCATGAAGAGCTGGACGAGCTGGATCAGGAATTTCTTGCGGAACTACCCGAGGATGTCCGCAAGGAAATCATTGAGGACCATCGCAAGAAACGGCTGGCGAAGCGATCCGGGCTCCTGTTCAACGCTCCCTCTCGGCGGCAACACGGCGGAGGGGAGCTGGGCGAGCCTCTGCCTGCCGGGCAGACCAAGCTGCAGTTcccagcaccgccgcccaggatTGACTTTATGGGTTCCGCTGTGAAGTCGGTCCAGGAGATCAAGGACATGCTCGAGGCGTGGCACGACGGGACCCGGTACGACGGCCCCCACCgggaggacgtcgtcgtaTTCGAGAAGTACCTGGCGAAGGTCGTGTTGGAGGAGAGGGACATGCGCAAGGCTGCGAAGCTGGTGCAGTGGCTCGAGTGgctggtcgaggaggacggcagcGAGGGGAGAGGAAAACAGGGATGGAGGAGGTCCATGACGGACATCAAGGTGGAGGTTCAGAAAGCCGTCGAGGACAGGGGCTTGGGTCCTCTGAGGCTTTAG
- a CDS encoding Red-like protein has translation MNNEQFRKLLGADSVKPKSPSNAASQSSDSPAASGALGSRQRSSIPMTPRSVGGGNSRNEFARQLAARNQTTQPQKKFRTSTPKGSRLADGYVDRARERTDEEEEDDREKRIKALEEALKNEEIDQATFEKLSSEIAGGDLSSTHLIKGLDFKLLERVRKGEDVYGDSKNDPDEEEVPPEEEVDEAFDQLADTEVQAVEKEKVKKKGQFAPVALAPGKKRSRDQILAEMKAAREAAKAEQEAALGNKFKKIGAKQQPGTRIERDSKGREILIIVDEDGHEKRKVRKVQPGAVQEQRNEFIPDKDAKPLGMEVPEFYKKQQEELEEDENDDIFADAGDDYDPLAGMDDSTDEDSDGEVKDKKEEVKDERSADTIAMPPPPRPVQARNYFKDAKTDLISSQALKGPSMSDPAIQAAFKRAAQLNAANKDRQEDEDDEDDEEARARRERHKRMLQSVDRDAEDLDMGFGTSRFEDEADFDEAPVKLSQWGNDDEDEGDGQGGKSKRKRGAKKRKGDANNAADVLRVMEQRKAASK, from the exons ATGAATAACGAACAATTTCGGAAGCTTCTGGGCGCCGACTCAGTCAAGCCCAAATCTCCAAGCAATGCAGCGTCTCAAAGCAGCGACAGCCCGGCTGCTTCTGGCGCGTTGGGGTCGCGACAGCGATCAAGCATTCCCATGACTCC GCGCTCTGTTGGAGGTGGAAACAGTCGAAACGAATTTGCGCGGCAGCTGGCTGCGAGGAATCAAACGACCCAGCCCCAAAAGAAATTTCGTACATCAACACCGAAAGGATCCCGACTTGCGGACGGATATGTTGACCGAGCACGAGAACGAaccgacgaagaagaagaagacgaccgCGAAAAGAGGATAAAGGCACTGGAAGAAGCGCTGAAGAATGAGGAGATCGACCAGGCGACGTTCGAAAAGCTTAGTAGCGAAATCGCAGGAGGAGACCTTTCGAGCACGCATTTGATCAAAGGATTGGACTTCAAGCTCCTGGAGAGGGTGCGAAAAGGCGAGGATGTCTACGGAGATAGCAAAAACGACcccgatgaagaagaagttcCGCCCGAAGAAGAGGTAGACGAAGCATTCGATCAGCTGGCGGATACAGAGGTGCAGGCTGTCGAAAAAGAGAAGGTCAAAAAGAAGGGCCAGTTCGCGCCCGTGGCGCTTGCTCctgggaagaagaggagccGTGACCAGATTCTGGCCGAGATGAAGGCCGCGAGAgaggccgccaaggctgAGCAGGAAGCTGCCCTGGGCAACAAGTTCAAGAAGATCGGTGCCAAGCAACAACCCGGAACTCGCATCGAGCGAGACAGCAAGGGCCGCGAAATCTTGATTATCGTCGACGAAGATGGTCATGAGAAGAGAAAGGTCCGCAAGGTCCAACCGGGCGCTGTACAGGAACAGCGCAACGAGTTCATCCCGGACAAGGACGCGAAACCGCTGGGGATGGAGGTGCCCGAATTCTACAAGAAGCAACAGGAGGAgctcgaagaagacgagaacGATGACATTTTTGCCGATGCAGGAGATGATTACGACCCGCTTGCAGGGATGGACGACAGTACCGACGAAGAtagcgacggcgaggtcaaggACAAGAAAGAGGAGGTTAAGGACGAACGAAGCGCCGACACAATagcaatgccgccgccgccgcggccggtgCAGGCTCGCAACTATTTCAAGGACGCCAAGACGGATCTCATCTCCTCACAGGCGCTCAAGGGCCCTTCCATGTCCGACCCAGCTATCCAGGCTGCTTTCAAGAGGGCGGCACAGCTCAACGCGGCGAACAAGGACCGccaggaagacgaagacgacgaagacgacgaagaggccAGGGCCCGGCGGGAGCGGCACAAGAGAATGTTGCAGAGCGTGGACCGAGACGCCGAAGATTTGGACATGGGCTTCGGCACCAGCAGGTTTGAAGACGAAGCGGACTTTGACGAGGCGCCGGTCAAGCTTTCGCAATggggcaacgacgacgaagacgaaggagacggccagggcggcaaaagcaagaggaagaggggcgccaagaagaggaagggcGACGCCAACAACGCGGCTGATGTGCTCCGGGTGATGGAGCAGCGGAAAGCGGCAAGCAAGTAG
- a CDS encoding Inosine-uridine preferring nucleoside hydrolase translates to MVTLDLPETPVPVWLDCDPGHDDTFAILLAAYHPTIKLLGLSTVFGNAPLIKTTNNATSILTAIGKHNDVPVYVGAAKPMARPPMQAATDIHGESGLDGTDLLPKPSKDADRAVPAVDAMAAALKAQPAGTAWLVATGSLTNVALLFQKYPDLVAHIKGLSIMGGAIGDGFTDAILGVVDGVKRIGNWTPWAEFNIIIDPEAAAAVFHNKALAAKTTLVPLDLSHQVLATEEVRELLLYGKNGSEKTGKGKTTLRQMLVELLMFFAKTYSDVFGITAGPPLHDPLAVAAVLAGTKHEIPFHDYNTKKGNCVKYHERFEVTVVTEGDLADAQAGRSQLGRTVARPLAPGSEGVRIPRGLDIPMFWRVIEECTERADRVNAGEVAGLKQNGALEN, encoded by the exons ATGGTCACCCTCGATCTGCCCGAGACACCGGTGCCGGTCTGGCTGGACTGTGACCCTGGTCACGAT GACACATTCGCCATTCTCCTTGCTGCCTACCACCCAACCATCAAGCTGCTGGGCCTTTCAACTGTATTCGGAAACGCTCCCCTAAT AAAAACAACCAATAACGCCACTTCCATCCTCACAGCCATCGGCAAGCACAATGACGTCCCCGTCtacgtcggcgccgccaagccTATGGCCCGCCCACCAATGCAGGCCGCCACCGACATCCACGGCGAGTCCGGTCTCGACGGCACCGATCTGCTCCCGAAGCCCTCCAAGGACGCCGACCGCGCCGTCcctgccgtcgacgccatggccgccgccctcaaggcccagcccgccggcaccgcctgGCTCGTCGCTACGGGCTCGCTGACCAAcgtcgccctcctcttccagAAGTACCcggacctcgtcgcccacATCAAGGGGCTCAGCATCATGGGTGGTGCCATCGGCGACGGCTTCACTGACGCCatccttggcgtcgtcgacggcgtgaAGCGCATCGGCAACTGGACCCCCTGGGCCGAgttcaacatcatcatcgacccagaggccgccgccgccgtcttccacaacaaggccctcgccgccaagaccACCCTCGTGCCGCTGGACCTGTCGCACCAGGTCCTCGCCACCGAGGAGGTGCGGGAACTGCTGCTCTACGGCAAGAACGGCAGCGAGAAGAcgggcaagggcaagaccACGCTGCGCCAGATGCTAGTCGAGCTGCTCATGTTCTTCGCCAAAACCTACAG CGACGTCTTTGGCATCACTGCCGGCCCGCCGCTGCACGACCCGctcgccgtggccgccgtgctcgcAGGCACCAAGCACGAGATCCCCTTCCATGACTACAACACCAAGAAGGGCAACTGCGTCAAGTACCACGAGCGTTTCGAGGTGACAGTCGTCACCGAGGGCGACCTCGCGGACGCCCAGGCCGGTCGGTCGCAGCTGGGCCGCACTGTCGCGCGGCCGCTGGCCCCCGGAAGCGAGGGCGTGAGAATACCGCGCGGTCTCGACATTCCCATGTTCTGGCGTGTCATCGAGGAGTGCACGGAGAGGGCGGACCGAGTCAACGCCGGCGAAGTAGCGGGGCTGAAGCAGAACGGGGCGCTGGAGAATTAA
- a CDS encoding Mitochondrial thiamine pyrophosphate carrier 1, translated as MSPSGERLKDEGSRLQVVAAGATAGLFARFVIAPLDVVKIRLQLQTHSLSDPLSVQSAKGGPVYKGTLNTMRHILMNEGITGLWKGNVPAELMYVCYSAVQFTTYRSTAQFLQTAFDKRLPNAAESFIAGAAAGAAATTATYPLDLLRTRFAAQGNDRVYKSLRTAVADIYRDEGPRGYFRGLGPGVAQIVPYMGIFFALYEGLRLPLGDLHLPWGGGDATAGVVASVMSKTAVFPLDLVRKRIQVQGPTRSRYVHKNIPEYPGAVRAMRIIFVNEGVRGLYRGLTVSLFKAAPGSAITVWTYERVLRMLQKLEGPGEQLF; from the exons ATGTCGCCCAGCGGCGAACGCCTCAAGGATGAG GGCTCCCGCCTGCAGGTCGTGGCGgccggcgccaccgccggcctGTTTGCACG CTTTGTAATCGCCCCCCTCGATGTCGTCAAGATCCGCCTTCAGCTGCAGACGCACTCGCTCTCCGACCCTCTGTCGGTTCAGTCCGCCAAGGGCGGGCCCGTGTACAAGGGCACCCTGAACACAATGAGGCACATTCTCATGAACGAGGGCATCACGGGGCTGTGGAAGGGCAACGTCCCTGCCGAGCTGATGTATGTGTGCTACTCGGCTGTTCAGTTCACAACGTACCGGTCGACGGCCCAGTTTCTGCAGACTGCCTTCGACAAACGCCTCCCGAACGCCGCCGAGTCCTTCATCGccggagctgccgccggcgcggccgcCACGACGGCCACATATCCCCTCGACTTGTTGCGGACCCGCTTCGCGGCACAGGGCAACGATCGGGTGTACAAGAGCCTCCGAACGGCGGTGGCGGATATCTATCGTGACGAGGGCCCGCGTGGCTACTTCCGCGGCCTCGGACCCGGCGTGGCGCAGATTGTACCGTACATGggcatcttcttcgccctgTACGAGGGTCTGCGGCTGCCGCTCGGGGATCTGCACCTGCcctggggcggcggcgatgccacGGCTGGTGTCGTCGCCAGCGTCATGTCCAAGACGGCCGTCTTCCCCCTCGATCTGGTGCGAAAGCGTATACAGGTCCAGGGGCCGACGAGATCGCGGTACGTGCACAAGAACATCCCTGAGTACCCCGGCGCCGTGCGCGCCATGCGCATCATATTCGTCAACGAGGGTGTCCGCGGCTTGTATCGGGGTTTGACGGTTAGTCTCTTCAAGGCCGCGCCTGGGAGTGCTATCACGGTGTGGACGTATGAGAGAGTGTTGAGGATGCTGCAGAAGCTGGAAGGCCCCGGTGAGCAGTTGTTTTGA
- a CDS encoding Superoxide dismutase, with product MFARLRIPRVGATFAAAASAPARTAVQMQQQRSLHYVPQLAYEFKQGVPGLLSADGYDMAWNQYMTLILDKLNALTAGTDLEQRDVKQILLASAQDPSQAPVFNHASMAHNTHFFFKNITPNPKPIPQSLAAELTHSFSSIETLRREIILTASAMFGPGFVWLVKAGHQDYRILTTYLAGSPYPGAHWRLQGTDMNTVGNAGSASYFFQRNAAAQRPGQKPPGALDVVPLLCLNTWEHTWLRDYGLGVGGVGGKKAFAEAWWEVIDWEAVKNTADIPTRPNFMR from the exons ATGTTTGCACGATTAAGAATACCCCGCGTCGGCGCgaccttcgccgccgccgcctccgccccggcgaggacggccgtgcagatgcagcagcagcgttCGCTGCACTACGTCCCTCAGCTCGCCTACGAGTTCAAGCAGGGCGTCCCGGGCCTGCTCTCGGCCGACGGCTACGACATGGCGTGGAACCAGTACATGACGCTCATTCTGGACAAGCTTAACGCCTTGACTGCAG GCACCGACCTCGAGCAGCGTGACGTCAAACagatcctcctcgcctcggcccagGACCCCTCGCAGGCGCCCGTCTTCAACCACGCCTCTATGGCACACAACACGCATTTCTTCTTCAAGAACATCACGCCGAACCCGAAACCGATCCCCCagtccctcgccgccgagctcaccCACTCCTTTTCCTCGATCGAGACTCTCCGCCGCGAGATCATCCTtacggcctcggccatgttCGGGCCGGGCTTCGTCTGgctcgtcaaggccggccaCCAGGACTACCGCATCCTGACGACCTACCTTGCCGGCTCCCCTTACCCGGGCGCTCACTGGCGCCTGCAGGGCACCGACATGAACACCGTCGGCAACGCTGGCTCCGCGAGCTACTTCTTCCAacgcaacgccgccgcccagcgccCCGGCCAGAAGCcccccggcgccctcgacgtcgtcccgCTGCTGTGCCTCAACACCTGGGAGCACACCTGGCTGCGCGActacggcctcggcgtcggcggcgtcggcggcaagaagGCGTTCGCCGAGGCCTGGTGGGAGGTCATTGACTGGGAGGCGGTCAAGAACACGGCGGACATCCCTACCCGGCCAAACTTCATGCGGTAA